GCGAGTGAATAGAAGCTGTCTATTAACGCAGAATTGGTGAGGCTATTCAAAAAGGAGTGAATAGAGGCTGTCTATTAACGCAAAATTGGTGATGCTATCCAAAAGGGAGTGAATAGAAGCTGTCTATTAACGCAAAATTGGGGAGGTCATCCAAAAGCGAGTGAATAGAAGCTATCTATTGACGCAAAATTGGTGATGCTATCCAAAAGGGAGTGAATAGAAGCTGTCTATTGACGCAAAATTGGGGATGCTATCCAAAAGCGAGTAAATAGAAGCTGTCTATTGACGCAAAATTGGTGATGCTATCCAAAAGGGAGTGAATAGCCCCCGTCTATTAACGCAAAATTGGCGATGCTATCCAAAAGCGAGTGAATAGACCCCGTCTATTAACGCAGATCGCACAAGATCATCCAAAAGCGAGTGAATAGAAGCTGTCTATTAACGCAAAATTGGTGATGCTATCCAAAAGCGAGTGAATAGAATCCGTCTATTAACGCAGATCGCACAAGATCATCCAAAAGCGAGTGAATAGAAGCTGTCTATTAACGTAGAATTGGGGAGGTCATCCAAAAGCGAGTGAATAGAAGCCGTCTATTAACGCCAAATTGGTGATGCTATCCAAAAGGGAGTGAATAGACCCCGTCTATTAACGCAGATCGCACAAGGTCATTCAAAAGCGAGTGAATAGAAGCTGTCTATTAACGCAGATCGCACAAGGTCATCCAAAAGCGAGTGAATAAAGGCTGTCTATTAACGCAGATCGCACAGGATCATCCAAAAGTGAATGTATAGAATCCACTTAACAACGCAAAACCGAAGATGCAGGTCAAAGCGAGTAAATAGCCCCCACCATTCAACTAACCCAACTTCTCCACTTTACCCCATTAATGCGTTATTCCGATTGCGTTTACAACCTTGAAACCCCGTGATATACTCCTAAACGGCAATTATTCAACTAAATTTTTAATAAAGAATGAAGTATGTCTAAAAACATAAGATACAGTCACGGGGGTGCGTTTAAATGATGATGATGAAAAAGTATCGTAGGCAGCCGATGAGCCCGATTCTTCAAACCATCATTGAATATATTTATGTTATTGTAGGAGCGGCTTTTATTGCTACAGCCTTTAATCTCTTTCTTCTTCCAAACAATGTAGCGTCTGGAGGAGTCGCAGGGATTAGTACGATCACGAAAGCCGTTTTTGGTTGGGAGCCAGCCTTTGTTCAATGGGCTCTTAATATCCCACTTTTTCTTTCGGGTGTCCTTGTTTTAGGGAAAAATTTTGGAATGAAATCGCTAGTTGGCACAATTGTTCTGCCGTTTTTTGTATACTTAACCAGTAATATGGAGGTTGTAACAACTAATCCTCTACTGGGAGCTATCTTTGGAGGAATGGGAGTTGGGATTGGTCTAGGTATCGTGTTTCGTGGAAAAGCATCCACGGGTGGGATTGATGTGGCTGCCCAGATTATCCATAAATTTTCCCATATTTCTTTAGGGCTTTGTATAGCTATGATTGATGGATTGATTGTTATAACCGCAGCTATGGTTTTCAACTTAGAACAAGGACTTTACGCACTGATAGGTCTTTTTGCTACTAGTAAAACGATTGATTTTGTACAAGTTGGGTTTAATTCTTCAAAAAATGTCATGATTATTTCGGATCAAATTGAAGAAATAAGAAAGGCCATATTAGAAGATGTGGATCGTGGAGTCACCATGCTTAGCGGAATCGGCGGTTATACCAATGAAGCAAAAAATATACTTATGTGTGTTGTTCATCAGAACGAATTCATTAAATTGACACAAATCATTAAGCGCGAGGATCCATCCGCTTTTGTCATAGCCATGAATGCCTCCGAGGTTCTTGGAGAAGGTTTTAAAACAAGTTAGTTGGGTATAATAAGCTTGAATTTACTACTAGGGGGGCTAATGAAAGTGAAAAAAATACTCATGGCTGTATTGTTTGGTTCGCTACTTGTGCTGTCTGCTTGTGGAGGAGATGATGAAGCAGAAAACACAGGGAATGACGCTAATACAAACAATACAACTCAAAATGATGCTGCCAATAATGGGGATAATGGAACTGTTGATGTGGCCCAAGCAGAAAAAATTTACAATAACACATGCGCCCAATGTCATGGTGAAAACTTAGAAGGTGTCGGTGGACCAAATTTAACACAAATTGGTGCCAAGTATGACAAAAGTGAAATTGAGCACATAATTAACGAAGGTCAAGGTGGAATGCCAGGGGGAATGGTAACGGAGGAAGAAGCAACTCTCCTTGCCTCTTGGTTATCAGAAAAACAATAGTTCGCGAGATATGAATTTAGATCACTTTCCAACATGGAAGTGGTCTTTTTTTCTGTCAGAAGTTTATCTCGCATGAACGGGCAGCCAACCAAGAAGCAAGCTTCACCAACAAGGATGAATAATTTAATGTTTTATTATTATGGAGTATGCCTCCACCTCAAGTATTAAGTGAAACGAAAAGATGTAGGCAGGGGATAAAAGTATTTCTTAACGAAAACGACCAAGTGAATCATTCAACTTCTATGTAAGATTTAACAATCAAACAAAAATATGTATAACTTTGTAGATTTATAGTATAGATTGCACAGATTAGCTTTGCTACAATAGGTGTATCGACAAAAAATAGGGTTCTTTTGCTCCTTTAAAAGAATATGACATGTCTGAAATGAAAATGTAATAATTTTTTGTCAAAAAAAATAGAATTTCGATGTTATAATAAGAAGCGTTAATATGTAGAAAAGAACTTTGAGTCATCTAGATAACACTACAACTTTAGATTACAGGTGGGAAGCTAAATGATTGAAATGCAAGGTGTTTATAAAACTTACTCAAATGGAGTTATTGCTCTTAATGGTATAGACGTTAAAATTGACCAAGGTGAATTTGTTTATGTGGTAGGTCCTAGTGGCGCTGGGAAATCTACTTTTATTAAGTTGATGTATCGTGAAGAAAGGCCGACAAAAGGAACGATTATCATCAACAATACTTCTTTATCCAAGGTAAAGGAAAGAATGATTCCACAACTTCGCCGTGATATAGGAGTGGTGTTCCAGGACTTTAAGCTACTTCCAAAGCTCTCAGTCTATGAAAATATCGCGTTTGCTCTAGAAGTAATTGAAGAGTCTCCAAGTCAAATCCGTAGACGAGTAATGGAAGTATTAGACCTCGTCAAGTTGAAAAATAAGGCTCGATTTAAACCGGACGAGCTTTCTGGTGGAGAACAGCAACGTGTATCGATTGCACGTGCGATTGTTAATCATCCGAAGCTAGTTATAGCGGACGAGCCTACAGGAAACTTAGATCCTGAGACGTCTTTGGATATCATGCGAATTTTTGAAGATATCAATGCGCAAGGAACAACGATTGTTATGGCAACACACAGTAAAGATATTGTGAATCGTTTCAAAAAACGCGTCATTGCTATTGAAAATGGTCTAATTACCCGTGACGAGGTTAGAGGAGGTTACGGTTATGAAGCTTAGAACCATTGGAAGGCATTTTCGTGAAGGTGCAAAAAGTGTTTGGAGAAATGGGTGGATGACAGTTGCATCTGTAGGAGCTGTTACAACGACCCTTCTTCTCGTAAGTTTCTTCCTAGCTATTATGCTGAACTTAAATGAAGTAGCAAACAATCTAGAGGAAGATGTTGAAATTAGAGCTTTAATCGAGCTAACTGCAGACCAGGCACAAATTGAAGCCTTAGGAAAACAGATTGAAAGAATTCCTGAAGTATCCTCGGTTGTATTTTCATCAAAAGATCAAGAACTTCAAAATTTAATTGCTAGTTTAGATGATGATGTATGGAAACTATACGAGCAAGATAACCCACTTAATCATGCCTACATTGTTAAAACGAAGGACCCCTTAGAAACAATCAATGTAGCCAAAGAAATTGAAACTTTTAACAACGTATTTCAGGTGAATTATGGACAAGATGTGGTTCAAAATCTCTTTACTTTCAATAACTATGCAAGAAGCGTAGGGATTGCCTTAATTGTTGCCTTAATATTGACGGCAACCTTCCTAATTTCAAATACGATCAAGATTACCATAATGGCTCGCAGTAGAGAAATTGGAATTATGAAGCTTGTCGGTGCAACCAACTGGTTTATTAGGTGGCCATTCTTCGTAGAAGGTATGCTGCTTGGAGTTTTAGGAAGTGTCCTTCCTGTGGCAGGTCTCCTAGTTGGATACAATTATCTAGTAGAGAATTCAAGCATGTTTACAAAATATAAATTCATTGAACTTTTACCTTTTAACCCATTTGCGTGGCAATTATCACTGATGATTGTCTTGATTGGAGCTATCATTGGAATATGGGGAAGTGTGATGAGTGTCCGCAAGTTTTTAAAGGTTTAAAAGATTACTAGTAAATGATCACAGGGTCTAGGGGAGGAGAAAGCGTAGATGAAGAGGATTTTATCTTACAGCACCATACTCGCTGTACTACTTCTATTACTCGTACCAGAAGCCACACTAACAGGTGCAGCAGGTTTATCAGATGTTAATAAAAAAATCGAAGAGCTTAATGAAAAGAAAAAAGAGTTGAATGAACAAAAAGGAAATCTGAGTTCGGAAGCAAAAACAACCGAACAAAAAATAGAAGAAAATCAGCAACAACAAGCACAGGTTAATCAACGGATCATCAAGTTACAGGATGAAATTGAAACAACGGAAAAGAGTATCGGACTTAAAGAACAAGAAATAGCGACAAATGTAAAAGAAATTGATGAAACGGACAAAGAGATAAAGCAACTTGAAACAGAAATAGAAGAAATGCAAGAAAGAATTGTGAAGAGAGATGAGCTATTAAAAAATCGTCTCCGTTCTCTTCAACAAAGTGGTGGGGAGGTTAGTTATTTAGAGGTTATAATGGGTGCACAAAGCTTCGGTGACTTTTTAAACCGTGCCACTGTAGTAAATAAAATCATGGACCAAGATAAAACTATTTTGGAAACTCATGTGTCCGAGAAAGAATCATTGGAAAATAAAAAAGTAGAAGTAGAAGATAAGAAGCAATCTTTGATAAAGAAAAAAGAAGACTTAGAAACACAGAAAAAGGAATTAGAAACTCTTCAAGCATCTTTAGCAGATAAAGTGGCAGAGCAGGAAGTACTACTTGCACAACTAGAGACTGAGGAATCAGAATTAGAAGAGTATAAATTAACCCTAGCTCAAGAGCAAGAAATTGTTCGTAGAGAGGCAGCAGCTCTTCAACAGGCAATCAAGCAGGCTGAAGAAGAAAAGAAAAGGTTAGAACAACTCTCACAGTCTAATTCTTATTCTGGTGGAGGCGGATTTTTCGCCTGGCCAGCAGGTACGAGAAATACAACTTCCGAGTTTAATCCATACCGTTTGCATCCTATATATAAAATTGTAAGACCCCATAGAGGGTTAGATATTGCTGCACGCGGCGATATCCCAATTTACGCTGCTGAATCTGGTGTGGTTTACATAGCGGATCGGTATTACGAGGGCTATGGCGCAGCAGGATTTGGGAATGTTGTGTTTATTACTCACTGGTTAAATGGTCAAGTGTACACGACGGTTTATGCTCATATGAGAGACATGAATGTAAGTGAAGGACAAACAGTTACAAGAGGACAACAAATCGGCTGGATGGGATCTACTGGTGATTCTACTGGACAGCATCTCCACTTTGAAGTCCATGAAGGTGGATATGGAAATGCCGTTAATCCTCGTAAATATTTACAGTAAAGGGTATAGTCAATTAGAGGGGATCTTCCCGACCGTTTAACGGGCAGCCAACAATGAAGCAAGCTTTACCAACAAGGATGAAAAATGTAATGTTTTATTTTCATGGGTGTAATACCCCCGCCTCAAGTCCTAAGGGAAACGAAAAGAGTAGGTAGGGTATAAAATGCCAGTAAATGTCCGATTGGTTCAAAGGCCTTTAGGTCATACCCTTGGAGCTAATAATCAGTGGGGGGACGCCCACTGATTGAAGTTTCACTTTATACAGGATAAATTTTACTAGACATGAAATAGAAATATGTGGCATAAAATAAATAGTGAGAAGGCATCGCACTTATCGGTGGGATGCTTTTTTGTTAAGATAAGAAAATATAAAATTTGTCTAGCTCCAGCGAAAAAGCTTCATTGAGTAATCTTCGAAGTTTTTGCCCCGAGTAAGGAAAGCTACATAGAGCTACTTCGCAGAAACAACTTGTTTCGAAGGGCGCTTGCGCTTTTCTAATCCACTATCAGAATTTATAATTTTAGTTGGGTGATAGTATAAGAAAAACTAGGGCTTTCGCCGGGGTAAGCCAAGTTTCTCTAAACAAATAAGAAAACTTTAATATTTGCAAAAGTGCAACTTAAGCATTCAATATTATGTCTTACTATCGAATGCTAAGTTTTCTAAATTTGTTTATTTTTTGCTATGATAGAAAAAGAGAATGTGTAGGGGTGATTAAATGAATGTAAAAAAACGGTATGTCGCATTGCTTATGGTAGTGTCTATGTTCTTAGGGGCTGCGGCTACATATGCTGGCGTTCAGCTGGCAGAATTTAGAAGTGATGTGGCGGACAAGTCTGCTGACAATGGATCTGTTACGCAAAACGGGGAATCCCCTACAGATACAGACGATCCAGTTGAAGAAGGCCCTCAAGAAGGTGGATTGGAAGATCTACTTCCATCTGAAGAGTTCAGCAAAATTCTTCAAGCTTATTCCCTAATCTCAGAGGAATTTGTTCATGATATGGATAGTACTGATCTAGTGGAGGGTGCAATCGAAGGGATGGTAGAAAAGCTCGAAGACCCCTACAGTGTGTATAT
Above is a window of Bacillaceae bacterium S4-13-56 DNA encoding:
- a CDS encoding YitT family protein — protein: MMKKYRRQPMSPILQTIIEYIYVIVGAAFIATAFNLFLLPNNVASGGVAGISTITKAVFGWEPAFVQWALNIPLFLSGVLVLGKNFGMKSLVGTIVLPFFVYLTSNMEVVTTNPLLGAIFGGMGVGIGLGIVFRGKASTGGIDVAAQIIHKFSHISLGLCIAMIDGLIVITAAMVFNLEQGLYALIGLFATSKTIDFVQVGFNSSKNVMIISDQIEEIRKAILEDVDRGVTMLSGIGGYTNEAKNILMCVVHQNEFIKLTQIIKREDPSAFVIAMNASEVLGEGFKTS
- a CDS encoding cytochrome c encodes the protein MKVKKILMAVLFGSLLVLSACGGDDEAENTGNDANTNNTTQNDAANNGDNGTVDVAQAEKIYNNTCAQCHGENLEGVGGPNLTQIGAKYDKSEIEHIINEGQGGMPGGMVTEEEATLLASWLSEKQ
- the ftsE gene encoding cell division ATP-binding protein FtsE; amino-acid sequence: MIEMQGVYKTYSNGVIALNGIDVKIDQGEFVYVVGPSGAGKSTFIKLMYREERPTKGTIIINNTSLSKVKERMIPQLRRDIGVVFQDFKLLPKLSVYENIAFALEVIEESPSQIRRRVMEVLDLVKLKNKARFKPDELSGGEQQRVSIARAIVNHPKLVIADEPTGNLDPETSLDIMRIFEDINAQGTTIVMATHSKDIVNRFKKRVIAIENGLITRDEVRGGYGYEA
- the ftsX gene encoding permease-like cell division protein FtsX, with the protein product MKLRTIGRHFREGAKSVWRNGWMTVASVGAVTTTLLLVSFFLAIMLNLNEVANNLEEDVEIRALIELTADQAQIEALGKQIERIPEVSSVVFSSKDQELQNLIASLDDDVWKLYEQDNPLNHAYIVKTKDPLETINVAKEIETFNNVFQVNYGQDVVQNLFTFNNYARSVGIALIVALILTATFLISNTIKITIMARSREIGIMKLVGATNWFIRWPFFVEGMLLGVLGSVLPVAGLLVGYNYLVENSSMFTKYKFIELLPFNPFAWQLSLMIVLIGAIIGIWGSVMSVRKFLKV
- a CDS encoding peptidoglycan DD-metalloendopeptidase family protein codes for the protein MKRILSYSTILAVLLLLLVPEATLTGAAGLSDVNKKIEELNEKKKELNEQKGNLSSEAKTTEQKIEENQQQQAQVNQRIIKLQDEIETTEKSIGLKEQEIATNVKEIDETDKEIKQLETEIEEMQERIVKRDELLKNRLRSLQQSGGEVSYLEVIMGAQSFGDFLNRATVVNKIMDQDKTILETHVSEKESLENKKVEVEDKKQSLIKKKEDLETQKKELETLQASLADKVAEQEVLLAQLETEESELEEYKLTLAQEQEIVRREAAALQQAIKQAEEEKKRLEQLSQSNSYSGGGGFFAWPAGTRNTTSEFNPYRLHPIYKIVRPHRGLDIAARGDIPIYAAESGVVYIADRYYEGYGAAGFGNVVFITHWLNGQVYTTVYAHMRDMNVSEGQTVTRGQQIGWMGSTGDSTGQHLHFEVHEGGYGNAVNPRKYLQ